Genomic DNA from Candidatus Nitronereus thalassa:
CGGATTTCTTCGTAAAGTATATTAATCCACGGTTAATTTGTATCTATGTGGGGGCATTTCTAATTTCAAATTTAAGAGTTTAGTCAGTTGAGATTGATATCCACGGAGGTCTGATATTCTCAAGGTCAATCAAGAGGGGATCTTTTAAATAGGATCTGAGTGCAATCCGAATAACGCGTAGCTTCTTTCCCAGAAGGTAAGATCCATGCATGAGATACACAGTCGTTTCGTGGCCATGGTGAATGGAATACCCTTCCCCGCTGGAAAAGATTCGAATAGAAATGGGTGCTGTCTGAGGTTGGTGGTAACCCGCAATACTGGTTCTCTTGTAAGAAAACTAATTGATTTGCTCCTGTGCGCGTCCTTCCTCACGGACCGAATCACCTACCTTAACTCAAATTTACAATCCGATATTCAACAAACCCGATGTGAAATCATTGGTCCGATTTCTGTTTGTCTGGTGAGACAGGTTCCTGGTGGCATGGCAATTTTCTGTCATTAACTAAGTGGGGAGAAATAGTGTGGCTGGGGTGCCGAGGGAGCAGCGGTGTTCTAGGTGAGTGCTAGGTGGACACGGGTTTCAAGAATTGGAACGATTCTGGTGGGCTGCCTGAAAATCCACCAAACCGAAAGGGCAAAAGTTTCCTAAATCCCAAATGGAAGTTGAAATGAATAGGAATATGTTTACAAAAGCCCAATGGGGATTTTCCACAAAATTAGCGGTTCTGGTTGGCGTGTCCGTCCTGGTGACGGGGAGCATCATCTTTTTGTGGACGTATCAAAGTTTTCATGCGGCACTGGTCACTCAAACTTTGGATGAGGTGGGGAATGAGGCACTGGTAGCCAGTGTCCGCCTCACGGCTTCCATTGACCGAGTGAGTGAAGACGTACGATTTCTGTCAGATATGCCCCCCGTACAAGAGATTATTCGTGCAACGGAATCGAAAGACCGGAGAAGTAGGGATGGAGAGATATCGAAAGCACAATTGGCCGGTCTGTTTGTGGAAATGCTAAAGGCCAAACCACTCTATTTGCAGATTCGGTTCATAGGTGTGGCGGACCATGGATTGGAACTCGTGAAGGTTGAACGGGTTGGCGGTACTATATTAGTGGTTCCCCCTTCTCAGCTGGAGTCCAAAGAGCATCGTGACTATTTTCAAGAAACGATCACTCAGCAGGAATCCACGGCTCCGTATATTTCTCCGATAACACTCACCCGTCAGCATAACCAGATTCAATCGCCGTATCTTCCGGTAATGCGGGTTGGCCTTCCGGTTTTTTCGGAATTCACCGGCGAACTGTTTGGTTTAATCGTGGTGAATGTCAATATGGGTCTTATTTTTCTCGAGAGAACGAGCAGTCTTCCCTCCTTTCAAACGCTTTATATCGTGAATGAAGATGGAGAGTTTCTTGTCCATCCTAATCCCGAGAAAACGTTCAGATTCGAATTCGGCCAATCCCATCAGCTAGCCGACCAATTTCCTGAAGTGGCCGGGCAATTTGGCAATTTGAATACCCAGTCCCCTCCACTCGTTTGGGAAAGTAGAGAAGGTTCGCAGGTGCTAGGGATTCATAAGGCTTATTTAGATCCTCCGAATCAACAGCGATTTCTCGGGGTCATGGTTGAGGATTCTTATGAGCATGCTCTCGCTCAGGTCGTGGCGTTACGAAATCAGACTATTGCCGTCGGTCTCGGGCTGTTAATCCTGGCGTTTTTAGCTGCACAGTTCTTCTCGCGGAAAATGACCCGCCCACTCTTTGAAATTGCTCAAGCCGCAATTAACGTTGGAAAAGGAATAGCCGGAATTAGGATTCCCGTGCAGGGAAAGGATGAGATTGGTCAATTGGCACAGTCCTTTAATACGATGGTAGAGCAGATAGAGGATCGTACAAAATTAGCAGACCTCGAATCGGAGATGGCTGTAGCCATCAGTCAGGCAGACCGGATGGGTGTGATGCTGCAGGATTGTACCAACGCTCTAGGGCTGCATCTAAAAGTGGCATATACCGGAATTTGGCTGGTCAATGAGGTGAACCAAAGTCTTGAGTTTCAGGCGAGGGCCGGTTGGGATTCCCAATTGGAAGGAGTACCCCAGGTCAAGGCTTTGGGCCATGAAGAGGCGGAGCGGATTGCGACTGAACGTACTTCTTATTGGACCAACACCATTATTGGAGATCCGGGTATTGTAAATCAACATTGGGCCAAGCAGGACAATTTGGTCGCGTTTGCTGGTTATCCGTTGATGTTAGGGGAGCGGGTGCTTGGAGTCGTGGTCCTATTTGCCCGGCAGTCGTTTTCCGCCGTGACATTGCATGGGTTAGAACGGGTGATGGACCGATTGACCTTGGGCATCGATCGTTTCCGCCAGGAGGAGTTGTTCAAGACTATCGTGGAATCTTCTCCTAATGGATTGCTGATGGTCAATCCCGATGGAAAAATTACGGTGTCCAACCACCGGATGGAAACCCTGTTTGGATATTCTCGGACGGAGCTACTCGGACAACCCGTTGAAATGCTTGTGCCTAACCGATTTCGTGATATCCATCCTGGAGAGCGCACAACATTCTTCGGCAACCCAAAACCACGAGCCATGGGAGCGGGGAGAGATCTTTACGGGCGGCGAAAGGATGGTTCGGAATGTGCGATTGAAATTGGTTTGAATCCCGTCAGGACCGATCAGGGATTGTTTGTTCTTGCCTCCGTGGTCGATATCACTGAACGTAAACAGGCTGAGGAGCGCTTTCGGTTAGTATTCGAAGCCTCTCCGAGTGCCATTCTTTTGGTTGACGCCGATGGAATAATGACATTGGTTAATAAGCAGACCGAAGAATTGTTCGGATATACCAGGGATGAAATGGTCGGTCATTTAGTAGAAATGCTGGTGCCACAACGGTTTCGAACCTTGCATTCTGAGCAGCGCGAGGGTTTTTTCCGAATGCCGTCTACGCGACAAATGGGAAAAGGGCGCGACCTATTTGGGCTTCGGAAGGACGGGTCAGAATTTCCCACGGAAATTGGACTGAATCCGGTCACCATGGACCAAGGCACTTTTGTCCTTGTGTCCATCGTGGATATTACCGAACGTGTACAGGCTGGTAAACGTCTCCTTGATTCCCTGCAAGAAAAGGAAGTCCTGCTAAAGGAAGTCCACCATCGCGTGAAAAATAATCTTGCGGTCATTGGGAGCCTGTTTTATTTGCAATCGACAACCACTCAGAGCCAAGAAGTCCGACGAATATTACAAGACTGTCAGGACCGGGTTCGATCAATGGCTTTGGTACATGAGCGGCTCTATGGGTCGGATGACTTGGCGAGCGTGAATTTTGCGGAGTATGCAGAAGAATTGGCTATGCATCTCTTCCGAAATTATTCTTTGGATCCAGATGCGATTCAACTCAAGCTCGACCTAGAAAATATTTCCCTGGATATTGATCAAGCTATCCCGTGTGGTTTGATTTTGACAGAACTCATCTCGAATGCACTTAAACATGCCTTTCCCAAGGGGAGGTCGGGAGTTATTCAGATAACCTTGAAACGAATCGCGGAAAACAGAATAGTGTTGCGGGTAGTCGATGATGGGGTCGGGTTACCCGATGAACCCACCTTGACGACCAGCCGCTCGCTGGGAATGCGTTTGGTGAATTCACTGGCGACGCAACTGGATGCTGTGTTGCAATTCCTTCATGGTAATCCCGGAACAAAAGCACAGTTAGAAGTGGAGGTGTCCAATGGTTCGAAACTCTGAAGCCTTGAAAGATCTGCGAGTGTTGGTGGTGGAAGACGAGATTCTCATAGCGGAGGAACTCCGAGAACGGTTGACACAAAATGGGCTGCGTATCGTGGATGTGGTTGACTCCGGTGAACGAGCCATTCAAGTGGTAGAACAGGATCATCCCGAATTGGTCTTGATGGATATTCGGTTGAAAGGTCGTCTGGATGGAATTCAAACCGCCGAGGCGATTCGCCCAACCATGCGTGGGCCAGTCATCTTTTTGACGGCGCATTCCGATCAGGACACGCTGCAACGTGCCAAAGGAACCGAACCCTTTGGATTCGTCGTGAAGCCGTTTAACGAGCGTGAACTCGTAGTCGCTATTGAAATGTCGCTTCACCGCTATGGCTTGGAAAAACGTCTTAAGGAAAGCGAACAGCGCTATGCCGCCACGCTGGCCAGTATTGGAGATGGCGTCATTGCGACCGATCCGGAAGGGCGGGTGACATTTATGAATCATGTCGCTGAAGCTCTCACACAATGGCGGTTTGCCGATGCCCGTGGACGTACCATTGATGAAGTCTTCCCCCTTCTCGTAGAGAATTCCCAAGAAAAATTCGAAAATCCTGCGCTCAGGGCCATGCGGCTGAATCAAAAGGTGACATTGAATGAGCCAGTTGAAATGATTATGCGAAACCAGGAACTGATACCCATCGATGATTCCGCGGCCCCGATCATTGATGAAAAGGGGAAACTCCTTGGAGCCGTGGTAGCCTTTCGGGATATTCGCCAGCACCGGCTCGCCCAAGATGCCCTCAGAAAGGCAGAGGATCAGTTGCGACAAGCGCAAAAGCTTGAAGCCATTGGGCAATTGGCGGGAGGCGTCGCTCACGACTTCAATAACTTGATTACCGTCATCAACGGATTTGCCGACCTTCTCCTTTCCAGAGATAGCTTAGATGGGCGGTCGCGGACGTTGGTCAAGGAAATTCGGAAATCAGGAGATCGTGCCTCGAGCCTAACCCGTCAATTATTGGCATTCAGTTGCAAGCAAGTTCTTCATCCCGTCACGCTTCAACTTGACGAATTAATCACCAATATTTCCCGCATGGTGGAACGGCTCATTGGTGAGGATATGATTTTGACGATCACTTCCGGTCCCGATCTGTGGGCTATTTGGGCGGACCCAGGTCAAATAGAACAAGTGATCCTTAACCTTACGGCTAACGCACGGGATGCCATGCCGAATGGAGGACAAATCATCGTGGAGACCTCAAATATCGAGGTTATGGAAGAAGTCGATGAGGCTGGGCTGGAAATTCCAGCTGGCCCTTATGTGCGCCTATCGGTATGTGACACCGGCACCGGCATTGATCAAGAAACACAGGAACATATCTTTGAACCCTTTACGACAACCAAACAACCAGGGGAGGGGACGGGGCTTGGACTTGCTTCGGTGTATGGAATTGTTAAGCAATCTGGCGGGTTCATATCCTTTTCCACCGAAATCGGGAAGGGGACAACGTTTACATTGTACTTTCCTGCCATGCCATCGGTTGTTCCCAAAAAAAGAGGAGAGAGCCTTGATGATGAAATGTCTTTGTCCGGGACCGAAACAATATTAGTGGTGGAAGATGACGATTCGGTGCGGTCGCTTATTGTTTCAGGGTTATGCCTGCATGGGTACACGGTGTTCGATGCCAAGAATGGGGAAGAGGCGGTACGGCTTTTCACAGAACATGCTGATAACATTCAAATGGTCGTGACGGATGTGGTAATGCCAGTCATGAGCGGCCGTGAGGTTGCCGAACGGGTGCATCTGATAAACCCTAAGGTTCGTTGGTTGTATATATCAGGATACACCGATGATAAAATCTTGCGGCATGGCGTGCTAAAAGGCGAAGCAGCACTGCTGCAAAAACCGTTTACGCTAGAGATGCTTGCTAAAAAAGTTCGCGAAATCCTGAATCAGTGAGTGGGGGGAAATATCGAAACTTGAGCTTCCCGGATGGAGTGAAAAATAAGAAAAGAGAAAATCCAGAGAAATGTGTTCCCTATTTGGTAATCATAACATCGTTAAAAGTTAGTTCTCCTCCTTTACCAATTTCAAAAACCGATTAATCTGCCGATCCGCCTCTTTGGCCTCTTCCATAATATCCGTCTCAGGAAACGCCAACACGCGACTAAAATACCGCTGCAGAATGTGAGACACCATCGGATACACCGGCGTACGTGGCCGAGGTCGCGCGGTTTGAAATACTGGAAATAAATCCTCGTACTGAGGATTCGCCTGAAGTATCTCTGGATCGGAATACAACGAAATCCGCGAAGGCGCCAACGACGCATGAAGCGCAAAATACTTTTGCATCTTCACACTCGTCATAAATTCGATAAACGTCCAGGCTTCATCAGGGTGTTGCGAGTAAGCACTAATGCCATATAACCATCCTCCTAACGCTGATACGCTCCTGCCATTTTGAAAATGCGGGAGCACCGTCACGCTAACGTTGCCGACAATCTTTGAGTGACGTGGATCACTCGCTAATCCCCAGGCATACGGCCAGTTGCGATGAAACACTGCTTTCCCCTGAACAAATACCGCCAGAGATTCAGGCTCTTGATAGGTGAGTACCGCAGGTGTTGCAAGCTGTTGAATAATCTGTTCTCGCACAAACTGTACCGCTTTGGTGGTTTCCGTTGAGGCCAAATTAGAGCGAGTACTATCTTTAGATAGAAAAGAACTATTGTGACTGCCCACAAACTCCAACATGTCACACACTAATCCTTCATATTGTTTGAACTGCCCGCTATAACCTCGCAATGCCGGTTGCCTCGCCCGCTCACCGTCCAAAATTGTCTTTGCCTGTCGCACCAACTCCTCCCACGTGACGGGTGGCGAAAACCCATACTTTGCCAACAGGTCCTTTCGATAGTAGAGCATTCCGCTATCAATCCGAGAAGGTACGCCATAGACATGTCCTTGATACGTTCCCGCTTCAATGGTGGCGTTCAAGAAGTGGCTGCGTTCTGGGGAAGTGAAATACTCATCCAAACGCAAAGCCCAACCCGCCGCCGCAAACTCCGATGGCCAAATCACATCCATGAAAAACAAATCCATGGACCGATCTCGATTCTTCAGCTTTTGCGTCAGCAAGTCGTGATACGCAGTAGAAGAATGCGGAGCAATCTCCCGTTCAATTTTTATATTCGGATGAGCTTGTTCAAACCGCGCAATGGCTTCATCCCAAACCTTAGGGTTGTCGGCCTTCATCGTGACGAAATGAAGAATAACCGCATCGGTATTCGTAACTTGGGCAAAGCTAGTGCATACGAACCAAAAAATGACATGGCATGTCAGAAATAGTGAGGAAAGAAACCTTCTTACGGTATTCTGTTTCATGGAAAGAGTCGCGTTATAAAAGTTTTCATTAAGTCTTGTGGTCGTGTACCACAGGCCCACCCTGGGAGCAACAAGTTATATTAACTGTCCCCCTCTTTTGTGAGGATATCTGCCTGTTCAAGGCCACTCAGGCGAAGTTAGGGGTTTATACGTAGCACTATAAGATCTTAGAAAAAGACGGACACTGCGTGGTAAGACCACAAAGGCTTTCTTGGACAATAGGGTACGCTGTTTTATTGTGTCGCAATTTCAAACGGCTTATACTGCAGAACCCCTCATGTGGGAGCTTATACAGAACCAGATAATCTATAGTTAGGCGAAAAAAGTAGATAAAGCAATATTCTGGAAGTACATTTGCACACTCGACACACAAAGCAAACTAATGCCGACGGTAGATGATCGACTAAAACACGTAACGCTAAAGATTGAACGCGCTAAGGAACACGCCGCTGAACTCAATCGGCAGATAAACGAATTCTTTGGCGCTAGCCCTTATAAAGTTGCCACTAAAGTCGATCCAGATACAAAAAAAAATAATTTACTACGTATCAAGTGTCGAAACTATTCCTGAAGCCATACCCCTAGTTGCCGGGGATGCAATTCAAAACTTAATGAGTGCACTAGATCATCTTGCATATCAGCTTGTTTGTAGTGATACGGGGGACAATCCACCTAATCCAAATTGGATCTATTTTCCGATTTCGGATGATGCCTCTAAATATCGTCAGAAGAAATCAGGAAAAATTGCAGGTGCAGCCCAAGCTACGTTTGACGCTATAGACGGCCTGAAACCATATAAAGGTGGAAACGACCTCATTTGGAAACTTTATAGATTGAATAATATTGAGAAGCACCGGTTGCTACTGAATAAAGAGCAATTCGAACTTTTGAGAAGAAGGCGGGAAGGTTTTGGTTAAGTGCTCCTTCTTCTTCCCGATCCACAATTTGAAGCCTGGGCCTTTTCTTCCTCGGAATTTTTTTACCCGGTAATGGGTTTGCTATGGCGAGTGATGCCATGTCGGTTTGATTTTCGCGAAGGCCAACACGAACCCTGTCGTAAGTATGGCCCCGGCTAGGGCACAGGCCATGTCTTTCTGCGCGTCCCATTCATCACCCTGCATGCCGAGGTAGGCCGAACCTAATTCAGGGCTCACCATTTCGGCCACAATCGATTCCAGTACTTCGAACAATCCGCTCTTTGCGAGTATGACACACACCGCCAGGCCGTAAGCCCAGGGGCCTTGCACTCCCCCAAAACGAACGAGCAGTTCACGAATTGGCAAGACGAGAAGAAGCCCGTAGGAAAAGTGCGCGATGCGGTCGAAGGGGTTACGGCTGAGATGAAACACATCTTGCAACCAGAATCCTGCTGGCACTTGGGCATAGGTGTAATGTGCGCCGATGGCATGAAGGGTCATAAACAGGGCCAGGAGTACATAGGATAGGTTGGAAAAATTAAACCGGCGGTAACTCACGACTAGCCCAACGACCAGGGCGATGGCTAGAATATTTTCCAGCATCCAATCTTTCCGGTCGACCGGGTCAATGGCTGTCACGATCCAGCACAACAGGTACCAGGCCAGCAGCATATGCGGAAGGCGTGATCTGGTCCTCAACTTGTTGTTGTGAGAGGCGCCGATGGCTGCCATATCAGAAGGGATGTTGTGCCGTGGTATCGGCCGGCAGGGTTGGGCGGGACGATAATTTACGGAAGAAGCGACTTCCGAGGAGGAGCATCATGCAGAGTAATGAACCGTAAAGGGCGGCTTCCATGTCGTGTTGTGCATCCCAGATATCTCCCTGAGACCCAAGGTAGGTGATGCCGAGTTCCGGATGTAAGGCTTGGGTCGCCCAGGCTTCGATGATTTCCCACAAGGCGCTCAATCCTAGGACCGTGATCACCGGCAGATAGTACACCACCCAACCGCGCACATGAGCGACAAATCGAAACGCCTCTTCGATAGGATAGGCCAGGAGAAACCCAAAGCTAAAGTGCACGATGCGATCAAAGTGATTGCGCCCGAGATCCAAACCCTGATCTAGCCAGGACCCCAGCGGAACCTGTGCGTAGGTGTAGTGCGCGCCGATTGAATGGAGGGTCAGAAAGAGGGCAATCAAGACATACGAGGCCACCGAAAGCGGCAGCATCCGGCGTGTGGCAATGAGGCTTCCTACGAGGAGTGTAGGGAGAATGCTAGAGTATAGCCAAAATTCCGGATCTGCCGGCATGTATGCGGTCCACACCGAGAGCAGGACGTACCAAACGAGCAGACCCTTCAACAATAATGTGTTATTACCCATGACAGAGCTTTCAATAATTCCGGATGATCCCAAATACTGTACAAGGCAGCTTGTCGTGGCGCAAGACTCAGGATGGTGGGGATAGCTTAGAATTAGGCCCGCAGGGTTCTGCTAATTTTACGGGTGAACGATGGGTTTTTGTGTTAGATCGTTTTTTCATGTGCTTTGTATGAGCCCATATTGTAGATGAAATGGTTACATTTCATTGTCCTGATCGCGGATGAGGGTACAGACTATTCGACGCTCGGTGCGGGGGCCGTCGAATTCACAGAGGAAGATGTTCTGCCAGCGGGACAATCCTAATTGCCCATCGATAACCGGAATGGTTTCTGATGGACCCACCAGCCCAGCTTTAAGGTGCGCATCTCCATTGCCATCTTGTGCATCGTGGAGCCACACGCCTTTGGGAATAAGGTTCCGCAAAAAGTTGACAACATCCTGTTGCACGCTGTCATCCCAATTTTCTTGAATCATGATTGCTGCCGTTGCACCCTGAACGTAGACTTGGGCGATCCCATTCTGTATGTGGCTATGTTCGACCATCGAACGAACGGCTGTGGTGATATCAATGAGTTCTTCACGTTGTGTCGTTTTTACGGTAATGGTTTCGCGCATGAATCCAGCATAGCGTATCGTTCAATGGCAGGGAAACCCCGGACCCTTAAAAAGGGTTGAGTCTTTATGGACGGGAGGGTTCGTATTGGTGTTGCGGGTTCAACCGAATGATCTCTGAGTGGGATTGTCTATAGGATCATGCTATTCTACGAAGAGAGTTTTTGGGATTGGTTGTCGGTATTGGTCGTAATTATGCTCTATGCTGCCTATGGCTCCAACTTGCATCCTGACCGATTGCGGGAACGCGTTCCGTCTGCCTGTCTGCGCGGTAGTGCGGTATTGGAGGGATGGGGATTGCGATTTGAAAAGCGAAGTCCGGATGGGTCGAGTAAATGTAGCGTTGTTCCCAGCTCAGAAATTCTTCATGTCGCTGTTTATGAGATGCTTCCTGCTGAAAAGCCAATTCTTGATCAGTTTGAACATGCGGGTATCGGTTACGTTGAACAAGAAATTCATGTCCCAGGGTTTGGTACTTGTTTCTGGTATGTAGCCCATGAGTCTCATGTTGATCCTCACCTTCGCCCGTATGGTTGGTATAAGGAGTTGGTGCTTGTTGGTTGTGGGCATCATCAATTCCCTTCGGACTATGTCGAACGAATTCGACAAGTTCCGCATATAGAAGACCCCGACGTTCAGCGCCATGAGAAATGGATGAGTTTGGTCAATCACATTCAACATTCTTCCTTGTAAGTTCACTATGGACTATCAAAAAGTGTTTTCAGAAATGGCTGCAGAAGTCGATTATATCGAGGATCACGGTAAAGTGCCTTCTTATATTCCGGAGTTGCAAAATGTCGATCCCAACAAATTTGGTATCCATCTCACCACCATCGATGGTCAGAATTTTTATTTGGGTGATTCCAATGAAAAATTCTCGATTCAAAGTATCGCCAAGGTGTTCTCCCTGGTTCTAGCTTTTGGATTAGAAGATGATCGATTATGGGAGAGAGTGGGAGTGGAACCGTCAGGGACACCTTTTAATTCTCTGGTGCAATTGGAATATGAAAAGGGAATTCCGCGTAATCCGTTTATTAATGCTGGGGCGCTAGTCATTTGTGATATTTTGGTCAGCCGATTAGAGCATCCGAAACGGGAAATCCTTGATTTTGTTCGAGGGGTTTCGGGTAATCCTGCAATCGAGTATTGTTCCAGAGTTGCCGAATCAGAAAAGTTAACCAGCTTTACCAATGCGGCGTTGATTAATCTGATGAAGGCCTATAGCAATATTCACAATGATATCGATGTGGTGCTGGACGTGTATTTTCATCTCTGCTCCATTGAGATGACTTGTCAGGAACTGGCACAGGGATTGTTGTTTCTGGCGAATAACGGCGTGAATCCGTTTGCCGAGAAACGCGTGGTGAGTGAAAGTAAATCCAAACGAATAAATGCCATCATGCAACTTTGCGGATTTTATGACGAGGCCGGGGAGTTTTCCTTTAAAGTGGGGTTGCCAGGAAAGAGTGGCGTGGGTGGTGGAATTATTGCCATTTATCCTGGGCACTATAGTATTGCGGTGTGGAGCCCCAAGTTGAATGCGAAAGGGAACTCGTATAAGGGTATGAGAATTCTTGAATTTTTAACGACTCGCACGAAAGCTTCCATATTTTAACCGGCCTGTTTCCTGCCTATAGGATTCGGGTTTTCTCCTTCCTCTGTTTTTTCTTAGGATTAGCATCTCCGAATTATCGTGATGGTTTCTCGGTGTATCTGATCGGATACTCTCGTGTATCTGTTCATGTACAGCATTCGTGCATGGTGAATGGATACACCATAGTCTGTTGGTCGCCTGCGAGAGTTTTTCTCCTTGTATGACTGGTTTTACGCAGCAGGAGAGGGTCTAGAGAATTGCACTGTTATATTGGCACCGAAATTGTATCTTTAAATTATTGGCAGGACTTATCAAGAAGGTTATACTGGCGCCCACTTAGTGGGACCTAGTATAAGGAATCAGAGGATTCTTTCATTGATCGCCATGGATGGCATGTGAGTGCGACCTTCCGACCGAAGAACTTCCCGCATGATTTTATTTTTCACTGTCTTCCTGGCTCAGGTCGCGTCTTTTAACTAGAAAGGACTGTGGTCTCATGCCTGATCAGCAGGAAGAGAAACCCAAATTGCCACTCACCAGCATGTTGGCGTTGGTGGCGGTGGTAAGCGGTCTTCTCGTTTCACAGATCCCCTTGAAAACCTCACGGCCCATCGGGAAGGAAGCCGATAACCTTGTGCTTGTTGGCGATGACCGTGTGCAATCCCGGCTCTGGCAGGATCCGTTCGAAGCCGTGGATGACCATTTGGTCAAAGAACG
This window encodes:
- a CDS encoding DUF2238 domain-containing protein, whose amino-acid sequence is MGNNTLLLKGLLVWYVLLSVWTAYMPADPEFWLYSSILPTLLVGSLIATRRMLPLSVASYVLIALFLTLHSIGAHYTYAQVPLGSWLDQGLDLGRNHFDRIVHFSFGFLLAYPIEEAFRFVAHVRGWVVYYLPVITVLGLSALWEIIEAWATQALHPELGITYLGSQGDIWDAQHDMEAALYGSLLCMMLLLGSRFFRKLSSRPTLPADTTAQHPF
- a CDS encoding response regulator, which codes for MVRNSEALKDLRVLVVEDEILIAEELRERLTQNGLRIVDVVDSGERAIQVVEQDHPELVLMDIRLKGRLDGIQTAEAIRPTMRGPVIFLTAHSDQDTLQRAKGTEPFGFVVKPFNERELVVAIEMSLHRYGLEKRLKESEQRYAATLASIGDGVIATDPEGRVTFMNHVAEALTQWRFADARGRTIDEVFPLLVENSQEKFENPALRAMRLNQKVTLNEPVEMIMRNQELIPIDDSAAPIIDEKGKLLGAVVAFRDIRQHRLAQDALRKAEDQLRQAQKLEAIGQLAGGVAHDFNNLITVINGFADLLLSRDSLDGRSRTLVKEIRKSGDRASSLTRQLLAFSCKQVLHPVTLQLDELITNISRMVERLIGEDMILTITSGPDLWAIWADPGQIEQVILNLTANARDAMPNGGQIIVETSNIEVMEEVDEAGLEIPAGPYVRLSVCDTGTGIDQETQEHIFEPFTTTKQPGEGTGLGLASVYGIVKQSGGFISFSTEIGKGTTFTLYFPAMPSVVPKKRGESLDDEMSLSGTETILVVEDDDSVRSLIVSGLCLHGYTVFDAKNGEEAVRLFTEHADNIQMVVTDVVMPVMSGREVAERVHLINPKVRWLYISGYTDDKILRHGVLKGEAALLQKPFTLEMLAKKVREILNQ
- a CDS encoding gamma-glutamylcyclotransferase family protein → MLFYEESFWDWLSVLVVIMLYAAYGSNLHPDRLRERVPSACLRGSAVLEGWGLRFEKRSPDGSSKCSVVPSSEILHVAVYEMLPAEKPILDQFEHAGIGYVEQEIHVPGFGTCFWYVAHESHVDPHLRPYGWYKELVLVGCGHHQFPSDYVERIRQVPHIEDPDVQRHEKWMSLVNHIQHSSL
- a CDS encoding ABC transporter substrate-binding protein, encoding MKQNTVRRFLSSLFLTCHVIFWFVCTSFAQVTNTDAVILHFVTMKADNPKVWDEAIARFEQAHPNIKIEREIAPHSSTAYHDLLTQKLKNRDRSMDLFFMDVIWPSEFAAAGWALRLDEYFTSPERSHFLNATIEAGTYQGHVYGVPSRIDSGMLYYRKDLLAKYGFSPPVTWEELVRQAKTILDGERARQPALRGYSGQFKQYEGLVCDMLEFVGSHNSSFLSKDSTRSNLASTETTKAVQFVREQIIQQLATPAVLTYQEPESLAVFVQGKAVFHRNWPYAWGLASDPRHSKIVGNVSVTVLPHFQNGRSVSALGGWLYGISAYSQHPDEAWTFIEFMTSVKMQKYFALHASLAPSRISLYSDPEILQANPQYEDLFPVFQTARPRPRTPVYPMVSHILQRYFSRVLAFPETDIMEEAKEADRQINRFLKLVKEEN
- a CDS encoding DUF2238 domain-containing protein is translated as MAAIGASHNNKLRTRSRLPHMLLAWYLLCWIVTAIDPVDRKDWMLENILAIALVVGLVVSYRRFNFSNLSYVLLALFMTLHAIGAHYTYAQVPAGFWLQDVFHLSRNPFDRIAHFSYGLLLVLPIRELLVRFGGVQGPWAYGLAVCVILAKSGLFEVLESIVAEMVSPELGSAYLGMQGDEWDAQKDMACALAGAILTTGFVLAFAKIKPTWHHSP
- a CDS encoding secondary thiamine-phosphate synthase enzyme YjbQ gives rise to the protein MRETITVKTTQREELIDITTAVRSMVEHSHIQNGIAQVYVQGATAAIMIQENWDDSVQQDVVNFLRNLIPKGVWLHDAQDGNGDAHLKAGLVGPSETIPVIDGQLGLSRWQNIFLCEFDGPRTERRIVCTLIRDQDNEM
- a CDS encoding glutaminase, whose protein sequence is MDYQKVFSEMAAEVDYIEDHGKVPSYIPELQNVDPNKFGIHLTTIDGQNFYLGDSNEKFSIQSIAKVFSLVLAFGLEDDRLWERVGVEPSGTPFNSLVQLEYEKGIPRNPFINAGALVICDILVSRLEHPKREILDFVRGVSGNPAIEYCSRVAESEKLTSFTNAALINLMKAYSNIHNDIDVVLDVYFHLCSIEMTCQELAQGLLFLANNGVNPFAEKRVVSESKSKRINAIMQLCGFYDEAGEFSFKVGLPGKSGVGGGIIAIYPGHYSIAVWSPKLNAKGNSYKGMRILEFLTTRTKASIF
- a CDS encoding PAS domain S-box protein; its protein translation is MFTKAQWGFSTKLAVLVGVSVLVTGSIIFLWTYQSFHAALVTQTLDEVGNEALVASVRLTASIDRVSEDVRFLSDMPPVQEIIRATESKDRRSRDGEISKAQLAGLFVEMLKAKPLYLQIRFIGVADHGLELVKVERVGGTILVVPPSQLESKEHRDYFQETITQQESTAPYISPITLTRQHNQIQSPYLPVMRVGLPVFSEFTGELFGLIVVNVNMGLIFLERTSSLPSFQTLYIVNEDGEFLVHPNPEKTFRFEFGQSHQLADQFPEVAGQFGNLNTQSPPLVWESREGSQVLGIHKAYLDPPNQQRFLGVMVEDSYEHALAQVVALRNQTIAVGLGLLILAFLAAQFFSRKMTRPLFEIAQAAINVGKGIAGIRIPVQGKDEIGQLAQSFNTMVEQIEDRTKLADLESEMAVAISQADRMGVMLQDCTNALGLHLKVAYTGIWLVNEVNQSLEFQARAGWDSQLEGVPQVKALGHEEAERIATERTSYWTNTIIGDPGIVNQHWAKQDNLVAFAGYPLMLGERVLGVVVLFARQSFSAVTLHGLERVMDRLTLGIDRFRQEELFKTIVESSPNGLLMVNPDGKITVSNHRMETLFGYSRTELLGQPVEMLVPNRFRDIHPGERTTFFGNPKPRAMGAGRDLYGRRKDGSECAIEIGLNPVRTDQGLFVLASVVDITERKQAEERFRLVFEASPSAILLVDADGIMTLVNKQTEELFGYTRDEMVGHLVEMLVPQRFRTLHSEQREGFFRMPSTRQMGKGRDLFGLRKDGSEFPTEIGLNPVTMDQGTFVLVSIVDITERVQAGKRLLDSLQEKEVLLKEVHHRVKNNLAVIGSLFYLQSTTTQSQEVRRILQDCQDRVRSMALVHERLYGSDDLASVNFAEYAEELAMHLFRNYSLDPDAIQLKLDLENISLDIDQAIPCGLILTELISNALKHAFPKGRSGVIQITLKRIAENRIVLRVVDDGVGLPDEPTLTTSRSLGMRLVNSLATQLDAVLQFLHGNPGTKAQLEVEVSNGSKL